In a genomic window of Dyadobacter fermentans DSM 18053:
- a CDS encoding DUF3253 domain-containing protein, with translation MISVNPSHHHPMQHDEKIANTILSTAIHRGSQKSTCPSEIARMLFPDDWREHMKDVLAVAIDLHHEGSVVITQKGTPVDVENIKGPVRIKIA, from the coding sequence ATGATTAGCGTCAACCCATCCCACCATCATCCCATGCAGCACGACGAAAAAATAGCAAACACCATCCTCTCCACCGCCATCCATCGCGGTAGCCAGAAAAGCACTTGCCCCTCGGAAATCGCGCGCATGCTTTTCCCTGATGACTGGCGTGAGCACATGAAAGACGTACTCGCAGTAGCAATTGATTTGCACCATGAAGGCAGCGTGGTAATTACCCAAAAGGGGACGCCGGTGGATGTGGAAAATATCAAGGGGCCGGTCCGCATTAAGATTGCCTAA
- a CDS encoding serine hydrolase domain-containing protein, producing the protein MRNRRLFLILSLLLFAFNAQADELDDFIRSQMQKRRIPGLSLAIIQDGKILKAQAYGLIDKDGKVPVTTNTLFQAGSVSKSVAAMGALYLVEQNKLALDEDVNVKLKSWKVPDNEFTKDKKVTLRGLLSHTAGLTVHGFPGYAVGEKMPSVIQILDGTAPANTRPVRVDFVPGSRWRYSGGGYTVMQQLVEDVTGAAFPEFMKIHVLSPLGMNNSTYQQPLPPEPAKSTATGHYNNRSVVEGRWHIYPEMAAAGLWTTPSDLARFAISIQNANAGKSGSILSQSMTRQMLTDQKNRDGLGVFLQGDSTTLRFGHNGRDEGFDALLTASAHKGNGIVIMINANDNSHMMGRIVDFIADYYHWDGFAAKRAKPAAVDVDAKALKAFEGRYELFNNRMVTFEAGGQRLFTLEDGFVDEEFVAVGSNKFTSTDRNVSVIFNADDRGNATGFTLQDNDQRYERKVPRIGPLADAGKSNADPDPSRTPKILAALQALVKGGKTLEEASGLTPGAKRDFAGGMREPETLKSLTFVHSENVAGRGIKRHESHVSEIVTYQLKSSQPDTFILVHLTSDGLVTDCDLVEK; encoded by the coding sequence ATGAGAAACCGCCGCCTTTTTCTGATTCTATCTCTTCTATTATTTGCATTCAACGCCCAGGCCGACGAACTCGACGATTTTATCCGCAGCCAAATGCAGAAGCGGCGCATTCCCGGTTTGTCACTGGCTATCATCCAGGATGGAAAAATCCTGAAAGCGCAGGCATACGGACTTATTGATAAAGATGGAAAAGTGCCTGTCACGACGAACACATTGTTCCAGGCGGGTTCGGTGAGTAAATCCGTGGCGGCTATGGGCGCGCTGTATCTGGTGGAACAGAATAAACTTGCTCTGGATGAGGATGTTAATGTTAAATTGAAAAGTTGGAAAGTGCCTGATAATGAATTCACAAAGGATAAAAAGGTCACACTGCGCGGGCTGCTCAGCCATACTGCCGGACTTACCGTGCACGGGTTTCCGGGATATGCCGTGGGCGAAAAAATGCCTTCGGTGATTCAAATTCTGGATGGGACGGCCCCGGCCAATACACGACCAGTTCGTGTGGATTTTGTGCCGGGCTCGCGTTGGAGGTACTCGGGCGGCGGTTATACAGTCATGCAGCAACTAGTGGAGGATGTGACGGGCGCTGCTTTCCCGGAATTCATGAAAATTCATGTGCTTTCGCCATTGGGCATGAACAATAGCACCTACCAGCAACCGTTACCGCCCGAACCCGCCAAGTCGACGGCAACCGGTCACTATAACAACCGAAGTGTGGTGGAAGGCCGCTGGCACATTTATCCGGAGATGGCGGCCGCGGGATTGTGGACGACGCCGTCCGATCTGGCCCGGTTCGCGATCAGTATTCAGAACGCTAACGCCGGAAAATCAGGGAGTATATTATCTCAGTCGATGACCCGCCAGATGCTGACGGATCAGAAAAACAGGGATGGATTGGGCGTTTTTTTGCAGGGGGATAGTACCACGCTCCGCTTCGGTCACAACGGGCGCGACGAAGGTTTCGATGCGCTGCTCACCGCCAGTGCGCACAAAGGAAATGGCATTGTGATCATGATCAATGCGAATGATAACTCGCATATGATGGGCAGGATCGTAGACTTTATCGCCGACTACTACCATTGGGATGGATTTGCAGCCAAGCGGGCGAAACCGGCCGCGGTGGATGTGGATGCCAAGGCTTTAAAGGCTTTCGAAGGCCGGTATGAGTTGTTCAACAATCGAATGGTCACTTTTGAGGCCGGGGGGCAGCGGCTCTTTACCCTGGAAGATGGCTTTGTGGACGAAGAATTCGTGGCGGTTGGTTCCAATAAGTTTACATCTACCGACCGCAATGTTTCCGTGATCTTCAATGCGGACGATCGTGGAAATGCGACTGGCTTCACGCTGCAAGACAATGATCAGCGCTATGAGCGAAAAGTGCCGCGTATCGGGCCGCTGGCCGATGCGGGTAAATCCAATGCCGATCCGGACCCGTCGCGCACGCCCAAAATCCTGGCAGCTTTGCAGGCTTTGGTAAAAGGCGGTAAAACATTGGAAGAAGCATCGGGCCTCACGCCGGGCGCCAAACGCGATTTCGCAGGAGGCATGCGCGAGCCGGAAACGCTGAAATCATTGACTTTCGTCCATTCAGAAAACGTGGCAGGCCGGGGCATTAAGCGCCATGAAAGCCACGTGAGCGAGATTGTGACTTACCAATTAAAGTCCAGTCAGCCGGACACCTTTATACTCGTCCATCTCACTTCCGACGGGCTGGTTACGGATTGCGATCTCGTGGAAAAATAA
- a CDS encoding TonB-dependent receptor, which produces MQTSTFCCSRTSGREAKNSFLLLISFALLWCSFPSFGAAPGRVTGSIQSEKGDAIAGISVRLEGTSYAAVTDADGRFDIKNVQAGSYTLVATGVGHEAKKQNIVLKDGQALELNYKLNTSTNELSEVVISTARRQAYSGINKIDVPLRDMPITTSTISAKTIEQRGIDDLGEAMKNTTGVRANNTYGGFQHFTIRGFSNFVLLVDGVRDERHNISTSAPNTNLANVESIEILKGPASVLFGHSALGGIINIVRKRPTAGFKADFSASYGSFNTRRIRAGAGGAISDKLRYRVDFGMSDTDGFRHSGSNTNNGYLALEYTPTDKDQFYLTIGANKDIYDTDAGIPVLEGSKAAPGMNVNTRYNDPQDFLKHTRYDFQLKYTRQLASNLKLSNQLSYYDDNIDYFSTEELTFTPGMDSLQRSFPFYFNHLTKPWQNQLELTWDFSTGPIEHKLLAGYSVSILDRKTYNGDVFGPALNATIPISNPILNQGYLTHNDLNYRATMENVHGIYVQDFIPFSDKLKGLAGLRYDIFNGTYYTDKVDNNRNVTEHGAESTISKSALTYRLGLVYQPVEPLSVYGSFSTYFKPARRVAPNGETFDPETGYQGEIGSRFELSRKWAANLAFYYMRKNNQLEALAGGIYRRIGSAESKGVELEVNGNLLPGLDVRAGYTFSKAEILPYSPGEATNALAGKTVAFAPKNLLNAWVNYEVQQGAVKGLSLSAGANYMDETFTNSSNSYVLPAYTVFDAALGYRIGKIGLRLNVNNLFNEKYFANAIFANQFSAGPTRNFLVTVRYSL; this is translated from the coding sequence ATGCAAACATCTACATTCTGCTGCTCGCGGACTAGCGGCAGGGAGGCGAAAAATTCATTTTTACTACTCATTTCATTCGCCCTGTTATGGTGTTCATTTCCCAGTTTCGGCGCTGCGCCGGGGCGGGTGACAGGCTCCATTCAAAGCGAAAAAGGCGATGCTATTGCCGGGATCAGCGTGCGGCTGGAAGGCACCAGCTATGCGGCCGTAACCGACGCGGACGGCCGGTTTGACATTAAAAACGTCCAGGCAGGAAGCTACACGCTCGTTGCCACCGGCGTGGGCCATGAGGCAAAAAAGCAAAATATCGTTCTCAAAGATGGCCAGGCGCTGGAATTGAATTACAAACTCAATACCAGCACCAACGAGCTTTCCGAGGTCGTGATCAGTACCGCGCGGCGCCAGGCTTATTCGGGCATTAACAAAATCGACGTCCCGCTGCGCGATATGCCCATCACCACTTCCACCATATCGGCAAAAACGATCGAACAGCGCGGTATCGACGATTTGGGCGAGGCCATGAAAAATACGACAGGCGTGCGGGCCAACAACACCTACGGCGGCTTTCAGCATTTTACAATCCGCGGTTTTTCCAACTTCGTGCTTTTGGTGGATGGCGTGCGCGATGAGCGGCACAACATTTCCACCAGCGCGCCGAACACGAACCTGGCCAATGTGGAATCCATAGAAATACTGAAAGGGCCGGCTTCCGTGCTGTTTGGACATTCGGCATTGGGCGGCATTATCAATATCGTCAGAAAAAGGCCCACTGCGGGCTTTAAGGCGGACTTTTCGGCTAGTTATGGCAGCTTTAATACAAGAAGAATCCGTGCCGGTGCGGGCGGGGCAATCAGCGATAAGCTGCGCTACCGCGTGGATTTCGGCATGTCGGACACCGACGGCTTCCGGCATTCGGGGTCAAATACCAACAATGGCTACCTGGCATTGGAATACACGCCGACGGACAAAGATCAGTTCTACCTGACCATCGGGGCCAACAAAGACATTTACGATACCGACGCAGGTATTCCTGTGCTCGAAGGCAGCAAAGCAGCTCCGGGCATGAATGTAAATACCCGCTACAACGACCCGCAGGATTTTCTCAAACACACCCGCTATGATTTCCAGTTGAAGTACACGCGTCAGTTGGCGAGTAACCTCAAACTGTCGAACCAGCTTTCTTACTACGACGATAATATCGACTATTTCTCGACCGAGGAGCTGACCTTTACCCCGGGGATGGATTCGTTGCAGCGCTCGTTTCCGTTCTATTTCAACCACCTTACCAAGCCGTGGCAAAACCAATTGGAACTGACCTGGGATTTTAGTACCGGTCCGATCGAGCACAAGCTGCTGGCAGGATATTCGGTGAGTATTCTGGATAGAAAAACGTATAACGGCGATGTTTTTGGCCCGGCCCTGAATGCGACCATTCCTATCAGTAACCCGATCCTGAACCAAGGTTATCTGACGCATAACGATCTGAATTACCGGGCAACAATGGAAAATGTCCACGGTATTTACGTGCAGGATTTTATCCCTTTCTCAGACAAACTGAAAGGACTTGCGGGTCTTCGCTATGATATTTTCAACGGCACCTATTACACCGATAAAGTAGATAACAACCGCAATGTAACCGAGCACGGCGCAGAATCGACGATCTCCAAATCCGCATTGACCTACCGATTGGGGCTGGTGTATCAGCCGGTGGAGCCGCTGTCGGTTTACGGTTCGTTCTCCACTTATTTCAAACCTGCACGACGCGTGGCGCCGAACGGCGAGACTTTCGATCCCGAAACAGGTTACCAGGGTGAAATCGGAAGCCGATTCGAGCTTTCACGGAAATGGGCGGCTAACCTGGCATTCTATTACATGCGCAAGAATAACCAGCTCGAAGCGCTTGCTGGTGGCATTTACAGGCGGATCGGCTCGGCGGAGTCCAAGGGCGTTGAGCTGGAAGTGAATGGAAACTTGCTGCCCGGGCTCGACGTGAGAGCGGGATACACATTTTCCAAAGCAGAAATCCTTCCTTACTCGCCCGGTGAGGCTACCAATGCCCTGGCAGGGAAAACGGTGGCTTTTGCTCCCAAAAACTTGCTGAATGCCTGGGTGAACTATGAAGTGCAGCAGGGTGCTGTAAAAGGACTGAGCCTGAGTGCCGGTGCCAACTATATGGATGAGACTTTCACAAACAGTTCCAACAGCTACGTGCTGCCCGCCTACACCGTTTTCGATGCGGCGCTGGGATACCGGATTGGGAAAATTGGTTTAAGATTGAATGTCAATAACCTCTTCAACGAAAAATATTTCGCGAATGCCATTTTCGCAAACCAGTTCTCGGCCGGCCCGACCAGAAATTTCCTCGTAACGGTGCGGTATAGCCTTTAA
- a CDS encoding MbnP family protein, whose amino-acid sequence MNFSKVLPALLVAVAAVFMLVSCSDNAAEPAPPTGNNGALTIEFDNIVGDKNLVLNGAANTNAAGEDFVLTKFNYYVSNIRLLRQDGTSYTVPQDSSYFLIMEDKKESQFVRLKNVPPGTYTGLEFMLGVDSLRNTMSLDKWTGVLDPGGSMMEDGMYWAWESGFIFLKMEGTSSKASTANGKFYYHIGLYGGMTLRTVNNTRVVKLSFGDLKAEVTTTQTPEVHLFADVQKVFNGPGTNLSIAAFSSVMTQQQEKASQIANNYAKMFSVDHIH is encoded by the coding sequence ATGAATTTCTCCAAGGTTTTGCCAGCCCTGCTGGTGGCCGTGGCAGCCGTGTTCATGCTCGTGTCCTGTTCGGACAATGCCGCTGAACCCGCGCCTCCCACCGGCAACAATGGTGCGCTCACCATTGAATTCGACAATATAGTAGGTGATAAAAACCTGGTACTCAATGGCGCCGCTAATACCAATGCGGCCGGCGAGGACTTCGTGCTCACCAAGTTTAACTACTACGTTTCCAACATCAGGCTGCTCCGCCAGGACGGCACTTCCTACACCGTGCCGCAGGATTCGAGCTACTTTCTGATCATGGAGGATAAAAAGGAATCCCAGTTTGTGAGGCTGAAAAACGTGCCGCCCGGTACCTACACCGGATTGGAATTTATGCTCGGCGTGGACAGCCTGCGCAACACGATGTCACTCGATAAATGGACGGGCGTATTAGACCCCGGCGGATCGATGATGGAGGACGGCATGTACTGGGCCTGGGAATCCGGGTTTATATTCCTGAAAATGGAGGGTACTTCTTCCAAAGCTTCCACCGCGAATGGCAAGTTTTATTACCACATCGGCCTGTATGGCGGAATGACGCTGCGCACCGTGAATAACACCCGCGTTGTGAAACTATCGTTCGGAGATCTCAAAGCAGAAGTTACCACAACTCAAACGCCGGAAGTACATCTTTTTGCCGATGTTCAGAAGGTGTTTAACGGCCCGGGCACCAACTTGTCCATTGCCGCATTCAGCAGTGTGATGACTCAGCAACAGGAGAAAGCCAGCCAGATCGCCAACAACTACGCGAAGATGTTTTCGGTTGACCATATCCATTGA
- a CDS encoding FISUMP domain-containing protein: MMKQHVFAAFAVLFLKQMGFAQSTGTFTDARDGQTYKTISFQESTTGKTVTWMAQNLNYKVDGSYAYEYKENNRNELGLLYTWEAAKKACPSGWHVPTDNEWATLVHQFGGMDMAGEALKSVKSWNEDGNGNNSSGFDALAGGHRRPDGTYVAQGFLGIFWTSSISTSVDKAWAWNFHYGGPPSSNKQNLKKAFRWDNDVAGGYSVRLVRD, encoded by the coding sequence ATGATGAAACAACACGTCTTCGCAGCATTTGCTGTGTTATTCTTGAAACAGATGGGATTCGCGCAATCCACCGGCACCTTCACCGACGCGCGTGATGGCCAAACGTATAAAACGATCAGCTTTCAAGAATCCACGACGGGCAAAACCGTAACCTGGATGGCACAAAACCTGAACTACAAAGTTGACGGCAGCTATGCTTATGAATATAAGGAAAATAATCGAAACGAGCTGGGCTTGCTCTACACCTGGGAGGCGGCCAAAAAAGCCTGTCCCAGCGGTTGGCATGTGCCCACTGATAACGAATGGGCGACGCTTGTGCATCAATTTGGTGGAATGGACATGGCCGGCGAAGCGCTGAAAAGCGTCAAAAGCTGGAATGAAGACGGCAACGGCAATAACAGCAGTGGGTTCGATGCGCTTGCAGGAGGCCACCGAAGACCTGATGGCACTTATGTAGCTCAAGGTTTCCTCGGTATTTTTTGGACGTCGTCAATAAGCACTTCTGTCGACAAAGCCTGGGCATGGAACTTTCACTACGGCGGCCCTCCCAGCAGCAATAAACAAAATCTAAAAAAAGCCTTCCGCTGGGACAACGATGTCGCCGGCGGCTATTCGGTTCGGCTGGTCAGGGATTAG
- a CDS encoding transporter has translation MKLRYIAFTLLMLLFTTGSRACDICGCANSGAYFGLLPQSHKSVIGLRYQRLHFVTHGDSKVLRTEEHFNVGEVYARFFPVKRVQVMAFVPYRIDKQVTSADVKKQNGLGDITVLANYNLFNTFMDGENARTFNHTLLVGGGIKLPTGRFKFDENNTLEVANANFQLGTGSTDFILSAFYTINKDQWGLSTNISRKFNTTNSQDYRFGNQLYGTVDLYRSFEVGKLSITPSLGVYGEHAAHGVQKGEVLDITGGRLLNATAGVTFFTNKWTLGITGQKPIAQKSASGHVIAKERVLVQLGFLF, from the coding sequence ATGAAACTCAGGTATATTGCATTCACCCTTCTGATGCTGCTGTTTACGACCGGGTCGCGCGCTTGCGACATTTGCGGCTGTGCAAACAGCGGCGCGTATTTCGGCCTTTTGCCCCAATCCCACAAGTCGGTGATCGGCCTGCGCTACCAGCGCCTGCATTTTGTGACGCACGGCGATAGCAAGGTACTTCGCACCGAGGAGCATTTCAATGTGGGGGAGGTGTACGCCCGGTTTTTTCCGGTCAAGCGCGTCCAGGTGATGGCGTTTGTTCCTTACCGGATCGACAAGCAGGTTACTTCCGCGGATGTGAAAAAGCAGAATGGGTTAGGCGACATCACGGTGCTGGCCAACTATAATCTGTTCAACACTTTCATGGACGGCGAGAATGCCCGGACGTTCAATCACACCTTGCTGGTCGGCGGCGGCATCAAGCTGCCTACGGGACGTTTTAAGTTCGACGAGAACAATACGCTGGAAGTAGCCAATGCCAACTTCCAGTTGGGTACCGGAAGTACGGACTTCATTCTGAGTGCCTTCTACACGATCAACAAAGATCAATGGGGGCTTTCGACCAACATTTCGCGCAAGTTTAACACGACCAATTCACAGGATTACCGTTTTGGCAACCAGCTCTATGGTACCGTCGATCTTTACCGGTCATTCGAGGTGGGTAAGCTTTCCATAACGCCCAGTCTGGGCGTGTACGGCGAACATGCGGCTCATGGTGTTCAAAAGGGCGAAGTGCTTGACATTACCGGCGGCCGGCTTTTGAATGCGACAGCCGGCGTTACATTTTTTACCAACAAATGGACACTGGGCATCACCGGTCAGAAGCCCATTGCACAAAAGAGCGCCTCGGGGCACGTGATTGCCAAAGAACGTGTGCTGGTTCAGCTCGGATTTTTATTCTGA
- a CDS encoding MbnP family protein — MKHILSIALFSLLFASCSDDDSNEVIAPVAAGEFELTLDTRVGSEDFALNKDFSIGGQTLNFKKLRYWASNVVLVDSKGAEYKVPDSYYLMEEVTDLNLSGTINDSTLYPAKKRETIKFRDIPAAEYKSIKFSIGVDAQHNDNLSLTGGELSIANGMSNIAWMWHSSYIFSSVGGTMKQGATTKEFLAETGLNANYKTLTIDLPAAVNSASTRGVTLNLDVTKIFDGIDVSQNPKINAMTAALMSTVATNYATKAIAFSKENK, encoded by the coding sequence ATGAAACATATTCTTTCAATCGCATTATTTTCCCTTCTGTTCGCATCCTGCTCCGACGACGATTCTAATGAGGTTATCGCGCCCGTTGCAGCCGGCGAATTTGAACTTACGCTTGATACGCGGGTGGGTTCAGAGGACTTTGCATTAAACAAGGACTTTTCGATCGGCGGCCAGACGCTCAACTTCAAAAAACTCCGCTACTGGGCCAGCAATGTGGTGTTGGTGGATTCAAAAGGTGCCGAATATAAAGTGCCGGATTCATATTACCTGATGGAAGAGGTAACGGACCTGAACCTGTCCGGCACGATCAACGACAGCACGCTGTATCCGGCCAAAAAGCGTGAGACGATCAAATTCCGCGACATTCCGGCCGCAGAATACAAAAGCATCAAGTTTTCCATCGGTGTGGATGCCCAGCACAATGATAACCTCAGCCTGACCGGCGGGGAGTTGAGCATTGCCAATGGCATGAGCAACATCGCCTGGATGTGGCATTCGAGCTATATTTTCTCATCGGTGGGCGGTACCATGAAGCAAGGCGCCACAACCAAAGAGTTTCTGGCGGAAACCGGCCTGAATGCGAACTACAAAACGCTGACCATAGACCTGCCCGCCGCGGTGAATTCCGCTTCCACCAGGGGCGTAACGCTGAACCTGGACGTGACCAAAATTTTTGACGGCATTGACGTTTCGCAAAACCCGAAGATCAATGCGATGACCGCCGCACTGATGTCTACCGTGGCGACCAACTACGCGACCAAAGCGATTGCATTCAGCAAAGAGAATAAATAG
- a CDS encoding cytochrome-c peroxidase — protein MDVVPGMVLAGLALAFAACQKEERPVEPVWTGPTAVTWKKPAHFPDPVYDLSTNPLTEEGIELGKFLFYDGILSRTNQIGCGTCHQQEAAFTHHGHELSHGVDDLLGTRNSPSIQNLAWNPVFFWDGGVHDLDKVPFNPIQNPVEMDETVKNVIAKLQATPLATAKKPVNYPEMFRKAFGDDQITTERMMKALSQFMLTMVSAESRYDFFKQGDGSALNAQEQEGLVLFKAKCSSCHTGELFTDHSFRNNGLVPLRLDDKGRSETSGDPADKYKFKVPSLRNVGLTAPYMHDGRYHTLEEVLDHYTSAVQQSPTLDPGLQRADRKPGIDMTDSEKKSIIAFLRTLSDEQFIRNSKLSDPGVGTNF, from the coding sequence ATGGATGTCGTGCCGGGCATGGTACTGGCCGGCCTGGCGCTGGCATTTGCAGCCTGCCAAAAAGAGGAGCGGCCTGTGGAGCCTGTCTGGACCGGTCCCACGGCCGTGACCTGGAAGAAACCCGCGCATTTTCCCGATCCGGTGTATGATTTGAGTACAAATCCGCTGACCGAGGAAGGGATCGAGCTGGGGAAGTTCCTGTTTTACGATGGTATCCTGTCGCGTACCAACCAGATCGGCTGCGGCACCTGCCATCAGCAGGAGGCTGCATTTACCCATCACGGGCATGAGCTCAGTCATGGCGTCGACGATCTGCTTGGGACGCGTAACTCGCCTTCGATCCAGAACCTGGCCTGGAACCCGGTTTTCTTTTGGGACGGGGGCGTGCATGATCTGGACAAAGTCCCATTCAACCCAATCCAGAATCCGGTGGAGATGGACGAAACGGTCAAGAATGTGATTGCCAAGTTGCAGGCCACGCCGTTGGCTACCGCCAAAAAGCCGGTGAATTATCCCGAAATGTTCCGCAAGGCATTTGGCGACGATCAGATTACCACCGAGCGGATGATGAAGGCACTTTCGCAATTCATGCTCACGATGGTTTCGGCCGAATCGCGCTATGACTTTTTCAAACAGGGCGATGGCTCGGCGCTGAATGCGCAGGAGCAGGAGGGGCTGGTGCTTTTTAAGGCCAAATGCAGCAGCTGCCACACGGGAGAGCTTTTCACGGATCACAGCTTTCGCAACAATGGGCTGGTACCGCTGCGGCTGGACGATAAAGGGCGTTCCGAAACATCCGGCGATCCGGCAGATAAGTACAAATTCAAAGTGCCCAGTCTGCGCAATGTCGGTCTGACGGCGCCCTACATGCATGACGGCCGCTACCATACGCTGGAAGAGGTGCTGGATCACTACACCTCGGCGGTGCAGCAGTCCCCGACGCTCGATCCGGGATTGCAGCGCGCCGACCGGAAGCCGGGCATCGATATGACCGACAGCGAGAAAAAGTCCATTATCGCATTCCTCAGGACGCTTAGTGACGAGCAGTTCATCCGAAATTCCAAACTTTCCGATCCCGGGGTCGGGACGAATTTTTAG
- a CDS encoding cytochrome-c peroxidase, with protein MRLVKLGWFCIVLLISSCDKDTVAPAENAYAFEVPPHFPVPVPDAHNPMTEAGIRLGRQLFYDRRLSANNKVSCASCHDPAKAFSDGVALSTSGVSDTQLLRHAPALFNLAWATNGLFWDGGSTNLESQAFGPLTAHDEMAQDLYELVDELNADASYVKGFQEAFSAGITSQNVAKALAQFQRSLVSATSRYDDFRLGRNGAVLTPEEMSGLALVRQHCQGCHSGELFTDNGYHNNGLDSRFDNQDHEGIFMGRYRISYDEGDLGKFKTPSLRNVTLTAPYMHDGRIPTLEKVLDHYSNGIQHSATLDGRIPQQGFAFSAVQKTQIIAFLATLTDERFVSNPAHQKPH; from the coding sequence ATGCGGTTGGTCAAACTGGGCTGGTTTTGCATTGTCTTGCTAATCTCCTCGTGTGACAAGGATACGGTGGCACCTGCGGAAAACGCGTATGCGTTCGAGGTGCCGCCGCATTTCCCTGTTCCTGTTCCGGATGCGCATAATCCTATGACTGAGGCCGGCATCCGGCTGGGCAGGCAGCTATTCTATGACCGGCGCTTGTCGGCCAACAACAAGGTTTCCTGCGCAAGCTGTCACGATCCCGCCAAGGCATTCAGCGACGGGGTCGCGCTTAGCACATCAGGCGTGTCGGACACGCAGTTGCTGCGGCATGCACCGGCGCTGTTCAATCTGGCCTGGGCGACCAACGGCCTTTTCTGGGACGGCGGCTCGACTAACCTGGAATCGCAGGCGTTCGGGCCGCTCACCGCCCATGACGAAATGGCCCAGGATTTGTACGAACTGGTGGATGAACTCAATGCGGATGCGTCGTACGTGAAGGGTTTCCAGGAGGCTTTTTCGGCAGGCATAACCTCGCAGAATGTGGCCAAAGCGCTCGCGCAGTTCCAGCGCTCACTCGTTTCGGCGACTTCGCGGTACGACGATTTCCGGCTAGGACGCAACGGCGCAGTGCTCACTCCGGAAGAAATGTCGGGCTTGGCGCTGGTCCGGCAGCATTGCCAGGGATGCCATTCCGGCGAGCTTTTCACGGACAACGGCTACCACAACAACGGGCTCGACAGCCGTTTCGACAACCAGGATCACGAGGGAATCTTCATGGGCCGCTACCGGATCAGCTACGACGAGGGTGATTTGGGCAAATTCAAAACGCCGTCGCTTCGCAATGTAACGCTCACAGCACCCTACATGCACGACGGCCGCATACCCACGCTCGAAAAGGTGCTCGACCATTATTCAAACGGCATCCAGCATTCGGCCACGCTCGATGGCCGCATCCCGCAGCAGGGCTTCGCATTCAGTGCTGTCCAGAAGACCCAGATCATCGCCTTTCTGGCAACATTGACAGACGAGCGGTTCGTAAGCAACCCCGCGCATCAGAAACCACATTAG